The genomic region CGCTGAAGAACATGGCGAAAGATACCAGTCTCTCCTCGCTCTCAATCAAATCATCGAAAACGTAGAGCGGCAATTGGAACAGCTGAAGCAGTGACCTGTGTTATGAGGGAGTCGAGAGTCAGTAGGGGCGGGTTTAGAAAGCCGCCCGTACAGGAGTCGGGGAACAGAGCAGAGGGGCTTCAGGGGCTTCAGAGGCAGAGGAGGCTAGGAAACAACCAACAACCACTAAAGAGTTGTTAGATTTATCCTAAGTCCAACAACTCACTACCATTGATGACTGAAGCTACATTAACTCAAGTTGGTAAGATTTCTAGCTTTACACCAACAATTCATTATCAAGTTGCCATGCCTCAACCAGAAAATCATCTGTTTGAGGTTGTTTTGCATTTAAGCGGTTGGAAATTGCCAGTATTAGATTTAAAAATGCCAGTTTGGACACCAGGTTCTTACTTGGTGCGAGAATATGCCAAACACTTACAAGATTTTTCTGCCAGCGCGGGGGAACAGGCTTTAGCGTGGCAGAAGTTAAGTAAAAATCACTGGCAAGTAGAAACAGGCGATCGCTCTGACATTACTGTACGCTACCGCATCCATGCTAACGAGCTGTCAGTAAGGACGAATCACCTCAATGCGACTCACGGCTATTTTAACGGTGCGGCTATCTTCTGTCGCCTCCCAGGACTAGAACAGCAACCGATCCAAGTCGCGATCGCACCACCAAGATCGGATTGGCGCGTCACAACTCCTCTACCAGCAGTACCGGGGCAAACCAACACGTTTACTGCCACAGATTTTGATACGTTGGTAGACAGTCCGTTTGAAATTGGCTGTCACCAATCGTATCAGTTTGAGGTGTCGGGTAAGTCGCACGAACTGGCGATTTGGGGTAAAGGTAATGCCGATGCTGCCAAGATGATTCCCGATATTAAAAAGATTATCGAGGTAGAAGCAGAACTATTTGGTGGTTTACCTTACGACAAGTACATATTTTTGTTGCATCTAGCGTCACAAAATAATGGTGGGTTAGAGCATAAATTTGCTTGCTCGTTGATTTATTCTCGCTTTGGGTTTCGCGATCGCGACAAGTACGAGCGCTTCATGCAACTTGTTGCCCACGAATTTTTTCACCTTTGGAATGTTAAGCGAATTCGTCCAAAAGCATTAGAGGTTTTCGATTACGATAACGAAAATTACACGCCGTCGCTGTGGTTTTGTGAAGGGACAACTAGCTATTACGATTTAGCTATTCCTTTACGGGCGGGTATTTATAACGATAAGACTTATTTGAAGAATTTGAGTAAGGAAATTACTCGCCTACAAACTACGCCAGGACGACTCGTACAGCCTGCTTCTGAGTCGAGTTTTGATGCTTGGATTAAGCTATATCGTTACGACAATAATACTAACAATTCCCAAATTTCCTATTATCTAAAAGGAGAATTAGTCTCGCTTTTACTCGATTTGTCGATCCGAGAGAAACATCAAAATCGGCGCTCGCTAGATGATGTAATGCGTCTGATGTGGCAGCAATTCGGCAAAGATGAAATTGGTTTTACTCCGGCACAGTTAAAACAAGTTATTGAATCTGTGGCTGGAGCAAATTTAGATGATTTCTTTAAAAGCTACATTGATGGTACGGAAGAATTACCTTTCGATCGTTATCTCGAACCCTTTGGGTTGAAATTAGTCGCAGAAGATGAGGAATCCGTGCCTTATATAGGTATGAAAGTGCAAGCAGAAAATGGCAAGGACGCGATTAAATTTGTGGAGATCGATGCACCAGCACAGCGAGCCGGAATCGAGCCTGGGGATGAATTACTAGCAATTGATGGCTTAAAAGCAACAGCAAATAATCTGAGCGATCGCCTGCGAGATTACCAACCAGGAGATGCGATCGAAGTTACAGTTTTCCATCAAGAAGAACTATGCACTCATACTGTGACTTTAGCTGCTCCTCGTCCTAGTCGCTATCAAGTTGTCCCAGTAGAAAATCCCTCTCCGACTCAAAAACACAACTATGAGGGATGGCTTGGGAGTCGCTGTTAATATCTCCTTTTTTAAAAAAGGCTGTCTCAAAGTTCGAGCAGCCTTTTGCACTGTTACCAAGAGAATGGGTTTAAAACCGCGTCCTTCTATGCTGGGCAGTATGTCAAAGCTATTGTAGAGCGAAAGCCGACAGCACTCTACCCAATCCTCAAAGTGGTAGCGGCAGATTCTTGAGTTCCCTTGTTATCCTAGTTAATGAGTCTTGGGAGCCACAAAATCAAACAGCGCAGACTCAACCTGCTGTTGGTTAATAGTTATCTGTCGCTAGAAGAAGACAAGGGACAGGAAAAAAACAGAACTTTTCTGAGATACGCGAAAGGCACTATTGAAGGATATATTTTTAATAATCTACTTCAGATTGTCTTATCGGAATATACATGAAGTCTTATCTCGCTGCTGCCGTTCAAATGACTAGCGTGCCTGACCTAGAGAAAAATTTGGTACAGGCTGAAGAATTAATCGAACTTGCCGTCCGTCAAGGCGCGGAGTTGATTACCTTGCCGGAAAACTTCTCTTATTTGGGACGGGAAGAGGATAAAATTGCCCAAGCAGCAGCGATCGCCTCGAAAAGCGAAAAATTTCTCCGAACTGTCGCGCAACGGTTTCAGGTAACAATTCTCGGCGGCGGGTTTCCCGTACCAGTTGACGATCGCAAAGTTTATAATACAGCCTTACTGATTGGACCAAGTGGGGAAGAACTCGCCTGCTATCAAAAGGTACACTTATTTGATGTCAACTTACCCGATGGCAATACTTACCGCGAATCCAGTACCGTACAAGCTGGAACGCAGTTACCAGTAGTTTATCCCTCTACAGAATTGGGTCATCTAGGGCTTTCCATTTGCTACGATGTCCGCTTTCCCGAACTCTACCGCCACTTAGCATACAAGGGAGCCGATGTGATGTTTATCCCAGCGGCTTTTACGGCATACACTGGTAAAGACCATTGGCAAATCTTGTTACAAGCTAGAGCAATTGAAAATACTTGTTATATTCTTGCCCCCGCGCAGACAGGGAAACATTACGCCCTACGTCAGTCTCACGGACATGCAATGGTTATCGATCCTTGGGGAGTTATTTTAGCCGATGCAGGCGATCGCCCAGGAGTGGCGATCGCGGAAATTAATCCCGTTCGTCTCGAACAAGTCCGCCGCCAAATGCCTTCGTTACAGCATCGGGTATTTGTTTAACTAGCAATTAGCAAAAATGTAGGGCGGGCAATGCCCACCCTACGCTTGTCTGGCAACGCTGTGTTGAATTACACGGTTGCAGTCTTTTTGGTGATAGCGTTTAATTCGCCCTTAGCATACTTAGCAGCAAAATCATCGGTAGAAATTTGCTTGATCTTGCTAGCGTTGCCAGCAGCGCTAAATTGCTGATAGCGGTCGGCACAGACTTTTTGCATGTACTTGATGGAAGGCTTCAGGAAGTGGCGGGGGTCGAATTCTTTAGCATCTTTAGCTAGAGCTTCCCGTACCGCAGCAGTGATTGCCAAGCGGTTGTCGGTATCGATATTTACCTTCCGTACTCCACTCTTGATCCCTTTTTGAATCTCTTCAACTGGCACGCCGTAGGTCTCGGGAATTTTTCCGCCGTACTGGTTGATTAGAGCCAGTAAGTCTTCGGGTACTGAGGAAGAACCGTGCATGACCAAGTGAGTGTTGGGCAAACGACGGTGGATTTCTTCAATGCGGCTAATCGCCAAAATTTCACCTGTTGGCTTGCGGGTAAACTTGTAAGCGCCGTGGCTGGTTCCAATTGCCACTGCCAAAGCATCTACTTGAGTTTGCTCTACGAAATCAACTGCTTGATCTGGATCTGTTAACAATTGATCCTGGGATAACTTACCCTCAAAACCATGTCCGTCTTCAGCTTCACCCATGCCAGTTTCTAAAGAACCCAAGCAACCGAGTTCGCCTTCTACGCTAACGCCTAGAGCGTGAGCTACTTTTACAACTTCGCGGGTAACGTTGACATTGTATTCGTAGCTAGCTGGGGATTTAGCATCAGCTTCTAGAGAACCATCCATCATGACACTGGTAAAGCCATTTTTGATTGCTGAATAGCAAGTAGCAGGCTCGTTACCATGATCTTGATGCATGGCAATAGGAATATAAGGATAAGTTTCTACTGCTGCCAAAATTAGGTGACGCAGGAAATTTTCACCTGCATACTTACGAGCGCCACGAGAGGCTTGTAGAATCACGGGGCTGTCTGTTTCTTTAGCAGCCTGCATGATTGCTTGGATCTGCTCCATGTTATTCACGTTGAAAGCTGGAATGCCGTATCCATTCTCTGCCGCGTGATCCAACATCAGCCGCATTGGTACGAGCGCCATACAATGTCCTCCTAGTTTTGTTATCAGCTAGTTGCTTTGAACGAGCGTGTTTATTACGCTAATCTTAAGATAAATTTCAGATCATTACTAGAGACTTAGATTTAGAGATGAGGTAAGGTGCTGGGATACCTTCACCACGATCGCTTTATTGCTGCTTTGGAGCCAAAGCCAATTTGTCCAGCGTTTACTGTTACTTGAACGCTAGACAAACATATCGAGTTAAAAATATGGGTCGCCTGGGATTCGAACCCAGAACTATTCGGTTAAAAGCCGAGTACTCTACCGTTGAGTTAGCGACCCTTTTGCGTTTTTGCAACTTTACTAGTTTACCAGAAGTTACTGGATTTGTGCAAGCACTTATTCAAAGTCACTGCATTTCGCGCCAGTTGCAAGAAAAAAATTTTCTCCCCTGCTATGCGGCTAAAAGGCGCGAGGACACCTCGCGTCCTCCGCCCGCTTCCCTACTCCCTGCTCTCTGTTCCCTTCCCTGGCTAGTTGGGATACCAAAACATCCCCTTAATCCCTTCAGGATCGGTCATAAAACCCATACCCCGATAAAAATCTACCACATGAGGGTCGGCAAACAGAGTAATGTTGCTGATGTCCTCAGCACGAAGTTTTTTAATTGCGTATTTCATCAATGCCTTACCTAGCCCCTTTCCCTGAAAGCTAGGATGCACGACGACATCCCAAATAGTAGCGTTGAAGGCATGATCTGAAGTAGCACGGGCAAATCCAATTAGCCTTCGCTGAGTTCCTCGTACTTGCCACATCGACACGACGAGAAAGCTGTGCTGAATCGCTTTTTTAACCTTACGGAGAGGACGACGCGCCCAACCGACAGCATCGCAAAGTTCTTCCAACTCGTAAAGGTCGATGTTGCGATCGGTGCTAAAAACAATACTTTCACCATTTAGAGCAGAAAAGCCCATAGATTCGACGGCTTCCTCCTCTACTGGCGCTGTCTTGGTTCCGGTAGCAGTTTCAGAACCGCTAAACCAGCCTTTCCAAAAACCCATGCCAATGCAATTTATGAGATAGAAACGATATTGACGACACGAACTAGTATGATACTTCTAGTTTTTCTAGTTTCGCTGTTCTTACCCAAGTTCTAACGTCTACTTTCCCACCACCCGATTCAAGCAGCAGTTTGGTTGCCAGATGAATGCCCTAGTGTGAGAGACACAGAATTAGAGTTGAAGTACAACTAGCTTACTCATAACCAGCCATTTTTAACTTTAGCACCTTAAAGGAATTAGGGGTAAGAGGCAAGCGGCAAGTGGCAAGAAGGAAACTTCTAGGGCAAGCGTTCTGTCAAAAGAAAGAAGTAAAGATAAACTCTACAACTGCTGAGGTAGCGTTAAGGCTAGGATAGAAGCATGGCAACCATAGAGATTGCGGGAGTGCGTCACGTTTACGAGTTGACTGCACCGACGACTTTTCCCCATGCTTTGGTATTCGTTCACGGTTGGCTGCTCAGCCGTGCCTACTGGCAACCTCTGATTGAAAGGCTGGCAGTAGACTATCAATGTTTATCTTACGATTTGCGTGGCTTTGGTCAATCTCACGCCATTTCTTCTCAAGAGAAGGCTGAAGCAGATACTCGGGATCTGGCGCTAAATGGCTCCAATGCTACAAAAGAAGATAGTTCTCCCTATTCACCCACTGCTTATGCTCGCGATTTGAAATGTTTATTGCAGGAACTTAACATTTCCAGCGCTTGGTTGATCGGTCACTCCCTTGGCGGGACGATCGCGCTCTGGACGGCTCAGCAAATGCCCCAGTCCGTACAGGGGGTCATTTGCGTGAATGCTGGTGGCGGAATTTATCTGAAGGAATCTTTCGAGCAATTTCGCGCAGTTGGGACTCAGTTGGTGAAACTTCGTCCCCGTTGGTTGCCTTTATTACCGTTAGTCGATTTATGGATGACGCGGGCAAATGTCGCCAGGGCGATCGCCCGCTCGTGGGGTCGTCAGCGAATTGTCGATCTGGCGATCGCTCATCCAGAAGCAGCTCTAGGAGCGCTTCTAGACTCTACTACGGAGACTGAAATTAATCGCCTACCACAGATCGTGTCACAGCTCCAACAACCAGTTTATTTTTTGGCAGGAGACAAAGACAAGATTATGGAACCAAAATACGTCCGCCATCTCGCCAGTTTTCACCCCTTGTTTCAAGCCTGTGGCGAAAATGCGATCGAAATTCCTGAATGCGGACATTTGGCAATGTTAGAACAAACAGATATGGTCGCCGAGCAAATTCGAGCTATAGTGACGCAGTACAAATAGTCCTCACCCCTCCAAAACAGCATGAATTGGCAGCTAGAAGAGTCAGAGTTACAGCAAATTGCTATTATCGTCTTGAGTTTAGCCGATAAGTGTCGGGGAGATAATCTCGCTCTTTTAGCCTTACTGCGACAGTTAGAGCAATTGCATCGGGAAATTCGGGATGGCTTATTTCAAGAATCTTTGCCAGATAATCGTCAAGCACTTTACGCTTTACTAAAAGACGTTGAAACTACGGGCGGTTGGCCTTATATCGAACGGCTGAGAATACAGCAGTTGTTGGCAAACTGGCAGTTAGAAGAGGACAAAGGAGACAACTTAAGTGTCTAGTGACTAGGTATCAGGTAACTAGATTCTTCAAGCCACTGATACTAGCTGCTAGTCACTGACAACTAACGACCGATCGTCTGCCGATTTTTATTACTTTGTAGCTATAAAGTCAATCACTCAAAGAAGTTTAGTAGTAAGCTTTGAGAGTATAATGTTGGTATGGATACCATAAGAGAACGCAACATAGTATAAAATTTTCTTTAAGTTAACCGAAACTATATGTAGACTTGTAACGTCTAGGATTGATAACTGGGAAGTAGGCTTCCCGATTGTGGTGCATGAGGATTTGAATATGGCTGAAATTCGCGACCTAGCTCTCCAGGCAATTAAAACTGGATATCTGACATTGGAAGCTGAAGAGAAATTGCGTTATCTGATGTCACATCACTACGGACAAGAAGATTTTCTGGCTTTCATGCGATTGCAAGAAGCCGCTATGCAAGGCAGGGTTAGACAGGAATCGCGGGAGCGGCTAAAGCGAAGGCACTTGAGCGTAGCGATCGCATCACGGACGTAACTAAGTCTGACGCTAAATTATTTTTCTGAACGGGGCGAATCGTCCTCGTTATCCACTTTCCAATCTTCGTCATCCACAAATCCCCAATCATCGTCATCGTTATTTTGAGGGCGGTTACTGGGTGATGGCGAAGACGGATTTTGTTGTTTGTAGGGTGGGGTAAGAACGCGGTACTCGGCATCATAGACTGATTCGGTTCTACCTATACCTGAATTTTTTGGTTCGCGAGCGCTATAGGAGTAAACTGAAGCAGAGCGATCGCTACTTTTGGGTTCATTAGGTTCGTTAGCATCATTGCTAGTTGGGCGATTGGTCTCATCGCTAGCATAGTTTTTTTGCCACTCTTGGGGTTGACGCTGAGTGTCTTGAGGAACGTAATCCCAGTCATCATCAAGGTTGCTACTGCGTTTTCTGTCCGCAACAGCGCGATCGGTATACTCTTGGCGATCGGGAGCTGGCGTGGTGGGTTCTGTATCTTCAGTAAAGTTCCAATCGTCATTAGCTGTAGTGTCCCATCCGTCCGATTCCTGCACGGATGTTTGAGTTTGTCGTGGAGAACTAGCAGCAGTATAGCTGTAGGTATTTGTTTTAGGAG from Chroococcidiopsis sp. SAG 2025 harbors:
- a CDS encoding LapA family protein, encoding MAAIRFFLLLILLGGLTVLLVQNWTPVLSLVFLGGQTQALPLSIWILFSIAAGAMTSIFIASCFQITSYFAQPRAKKQRRRAAKTSTRFATEEKNPHKTPDPPKTNTYSYTAASSPRQTQTSVQESDGWDTTANDDWNFTEDTEPTTPAPDRQEYTDRAVADRKRSSNLDDDWDYVPQDTQRQPQEWQKNYASDETNRPTSNDANEPNEPKSSDRSASVYSYSAREPKNSGIGRTESVYDAEYRVLTPPYKQQNPSSPSPSNRPQNNDDDDWGFVDDEDWKVDNEDDSPRSEK
- a CDS encoding carbon-nitrogen hydrolase family protein, whose product is MKSYLAAAVQMTSVPDLEKNLVQAEELIELAVRQGAELITLPENFSYLGREEDKIAQAAAIASKSEKFLRTVAQRFQVTILGGGFPVPVDDRKVYNTALLIGPSGEELACYQKVHLFDVNLPDGNTYRESSTVQAGTQLPVVYPSTELGHLGLSICYDVRFPELYRHLAYKGADVMFIPAAFTAYTGKDHWQILLQARAIENTCYILAPAQTGKHYALRQSHGHAMVIDPWGVILADAGDRPGVAIAEINPVRLEQVRRQMPSLQHRVFV
- a CDS encoding M61 family metallopeptidase, with amino-acid sequence MTEATLTQVGKISSFTPTIHYQVAMPQPENHLFEVVLHLSGWKLPVLDLKMPVWTPGSYLVREYAKHLQDFSASAGEQALAWQKLSKNHWQVETGDRSDITVRYRIHANELSVRTNHLNATHGYFNGAAIFCRLPGLEQQPIQVAIAPPRSDWRVTTPLPAVPGQTNTFTATDFDTLVDSPFEIGCHQSYQFEVSGKSHELAIWGKGNADAAKMIPDIKKIIEVEAELFGGLPYDKYIFLLHLASQNNGGLEHKFACSLIYSRFGFRDRDKYERFMQLVAHEFFHLWNVKRIRPKALEVFDYDNENYTPSLWFCEGTTSYYDLAIPLRAGIYNDKTYLKNLSKEITRLQTTPGRLVQPASESSFDAWIKLYRYDNNTNNSQISYYLKGELVSLLLDLSIREKHQNRRSLDDVMRLMWQQFGKDEIGFTPAQLKQVIESVAGANLDDFFKSYIDGTEELPFDRYLEPFGLKLVAEDEESVPYIGMKVQAENGKDAIKFVEIDAPAQRAGIEPGDELLAIDGLKATANNLSDRLRDYQPGDAIEVTVFHQEELCTHTVTLAAPRPSRYQVVPVENPSPTQKHNYEGWLGSRC
- the fba gene encoding class II fructose-bisphosphate aldolase (catalyzes the reversible aldol condensation of dihydroxyacetonephosphate and glyceraldehyde 3-phosphate in the Calvin cycle, glycolysis, and/or gluconeogenesis) encodes the protein MALVPMRLMLDHAAENGYGIPAFNVNNMEQIQAIMQAAKETDSPVILQASRGARKYAGENFLRHLILAAVETYPYIPIAMHQDHGNEPATCYSAIKNGFTSVMMDGSLEADAKSPASYEYNVNVTREVVKVAHALGVSVEGELGCLGSLETGMGEAEDGHGFEGKLSQDQLLTDPDQAVDFVEQTQVDALAVAIGTSHGAYKFTRKPTGEILAISRIEEIHRRLPNTHLVMHGSSSVPEDLLALINQYGGKIPETYGVPVEEIQKGIKSGVRKVNIDTDNRLAITAAVREALAKDAKEFDPRHFLKPSIKYMQKVCADRYQQFSAAGNASKIKQISTDDFAAKYAKGELNAITKKTATV
- a CDS encoding GNAT family N-acetyltransferase, which codes for MGFWKGWFSGSETATGTKTAPVEEEAVESMGFSALNGESIVFSTDRNIDLYELEELCDAVGWARRPLRKVKKAIQHSFLVVSMWQVRGTQRRLIGFARATSDHAFNATIWDVVVHPSFQGKGLGKALMKYAIKKLRAEDISNITLFADPHVVDFYRGMGFMTDPEGIKGMFWYPN
- a CDS encoding alpha/beta hydrolase; the encoded protein is MATIEIAGVRHVYELTAPTTFPHALVFVHGWLLSRAYWQPLIERLAVDYQCLSYDLRGFGQSHAISSQEKAEADTRDLALNGSNATKEDSSPYSPTAYARDLKCLLQELNISSAWLIGHSLGGTIALWTAQQMPQSVQGVICVNAGGGIYLKESFEQFRAVGTQLVKLRPRWLPLLPLVDLWMTRANVARAIARSWGRQRIVDLAIAHPEAALGALLDSTTETEINRLPQIVSQLQQPVYFLAGDKDKIMEPKYVRHLASFHPLFQACGENAIEIPECGHLAMLEQTDMVAEQIRAIVTQYK